AAACAACAGGAAAGCATGGCCATGGGTCTCTGGTGTCTCAAGATAGCATCTGCACTCTCTAAAATAATATCCCTAAGCTCTCTAATAGATAATGAGATGCTTAGTATTGATTTCACACTCAGATTGTCTTAGCCTTATATCTCTGTTGTTATTTCAGactagatctctttttttttctttttagggctgcacatgtggcatatggaagttccctggccaggggttgaattggagcaacagctgccgacctatgccatggccacagcagtgtgggattggagccccatctgtgacctacaccacagctcctggcaacaccagatccttaaagcactgagcaaggctaggaatcaaaccgggtcctcatggatactagtcaggttcttaacctgctgggccacaatgggaactaccaggCTAGATCTCTTGAATTAAATATATTAGCTTTCAAATTCTTCAGACTCTTACAGTAACACCCATAAAATTTCATCAGGTCTGCTCTCCATTCTTCAAAGTTCTTGGCCTCAAAGTCACAATGGCCATAGCTTCTAGGGAAACTAGAATAGGCataatttcctatatttttaatacttaatttcaatttgttaataGGTGCttaaatttagggaaaaaaaggagagaagcacAATTAGACtgcagcaatgaagcattaggaCACATGGAGAACCATTCTAATCAGGAACAGAGATATCCACACCCACAGAGCCTGCCATGTGTCAGACTATCTTTTTCCAAGCCTAGTGTTCACCCAGGAGAGTataatgaggagaaaaaggacaATAACTACAATCCAACTGGGTGCATTTCCAGCCAAATACATGTGGACAATGTGTCATGGCAACATGCAAAAAGATTTCAGCAAAAATGAGTTTCCTCTGATGGAATACTATCCTGCTATCACCATAATTTGATTGAGGGATAACTAGTTGAGGTAAAAACCCAAAACAGTCTTATTTTTTCCAACAGCTGCTTCAATAGTGCTCtgtcatccctggcctccactttctctctctttccccttggcaaccacaagtctgttctccatgtctgcgagtctgtttctgttttgtagaagattcatttgtgccccattttattttattttatttagttgtataatggtcataacaatataatttctcaggatttccatcccacagcccaggcacatccccccaccccacaaactgtctcctccggagaccataagtttttcaatgtctgtgagtcagcatctgttctgcaaagaagttcagtctgtccttttttcagattccacatgtcagtgaaaacattggATGTTGGTTTCTCATTgcacggctgacttcacttagcatgatagtttctaggtccatccatgttgcaaaaaatgctagtattttgttctttttaatggctgagtaatattccattgtgtatacgtaccacatcttcttgatccactcctctgtcgatggacatttagattgtttccatgtcttggctattgtaaatagttgtgccccattttagattccacatataagtgatatacggtatttgtctttctctttctgaaaaaaataaataagcacataagATAGCAGTCTTACCCTAGGTATTCACATAGACAGTtgtcttttttagttttatttttgccatgaCCAAGCCACTTGAGTAAAcaagcattattttgttcttttttatggctgagcagtattccattgtgtatattaccacttcttcttaatccattcatctgcaaatggacatttaggttgtttccgtgtcttggacattgtgaatagtgctgctatggacatgtGGGTGCACATATCtctctgaatatctttttttggctgccccgcagcatatggagttcctggcccagggatcagatctaagccacagtttcaacatacactgaagctgcagcaacaccggttccttaacccactgtgcagggctggggatcaaacctgcgtcccatgctctcaagacaccactgatcctgttacacaacagcaagaactcctgtCCTATGTGCTTAATCATAACTGAAGCTCAAGTTCAATTTCTACAGAACCTGCTGATAAGGACTCACATCCAAGCAGCTCCCTTCCAAGTAGGTCCTTGAGACTGGGCCATATCTTTCTTGTGATTCTTACCTGATAACCCTCACGTGGCATTCCTATGATTCATAGGTGCCTTTGCCCTATTCTGTGTCATTTTTTGGTAAATCTGTATCTCAATAACACCCCTCTCTTCAACTCTGGAACTTGCAGGTGTGGTAGGATTTATTTTTCATGCTTCTTCAGAGTTGGTAGATTTGGTAGGGGGGTTAATCTTAGCCCTTTCTCCACCTGGCTACACCACTACAGCATCTCTCCAAAATGCTCTTTCCAGGCTCCTATAGCACCTGGGTAGCTCAAAATCCCAATGGTAAGTAGATATCCAGCAGAGGAATAAGTGAACCTTAACAACCTTAACATCTCCCTAAACTTTATGTACACTTCTTTTGGGATCCCGCTCCCTTGGCTTTGGGGAAGGGAACCAATCAGTAGCCACCATCCATTATAATTACAGGAGATAAAGAGAAGGAATAGGTTCTTTTCACAAACACTGCACTTCCCCAAATGTGAACCCAGGCTCCTACTTCCCAGTACTACACCACTCTTCTGCTATTTCAGGGTAAGAGCCATCCAACCAGTTCAACCTCTCTCCCTATCCTTCAGGGCACATGAGTCCCAAACAAAGACTCTTGTGTCTTTTTAACCAACCTTCGaaatctcaaaaatttttttctaaacagcTTCAACTCCTCAGAAAACTCCAAGGACAAGAAAAGATCTCAGGAGTTCACGCTGTGGTGCAATGTgatgggtggtgtctctggagtgctgagatacaggttggatcctcagcctggcacagtggattaaggatctggtgttgttgcagctgcagtataaatcatctgatccctggcctgggaactccattaaaaaaaaggataaaattctaccttgaaaaaagaaaaggaaaaaagaaaatctcagtaaACACCTCACAACATTTTAGTGAGGATAACATCACTTCCAGGACAAGTTTCACCTATCTTTAAAACATACTTCATTACAACTAACCTCCTGTATAGCATAACATCTAATctggaaaaatatacaaatgtatgtTTTTACCAAAAAATGTGATGGTTTCAAACAAAAGACTTGTCCAAGATAAGTTAAAATGATAACAGCAAAGCATTTAGCCACTGAGGGAACTAAaacccactttttcttttcttttcttttttttttttttttaggacaacacctgtggcacatggaagttcccaggctaggcgcagtgagttaaggatcctgtattgtcactgcagtggctcaggttgctgctgtggcatgggtccaggaaattccataagcctcaggcatggcaaaaaaaaaaaaaaaagcagactttttGGAACTAACTTCTACCTATTGTATACTTCTGAGATCATTCTAAGGAGATTTGTGTATGGATGGTTTGGAAGGTttggaaaggaaagcaggaaattAAAAGGTTTctggaggggagtgggatggactgggagtttggggttaatagatgcaaactattgcatttggagtggataagcaatgagatcctgctgcatagcacagggaaccacatctagtcacttattatggaacatcatgaaggataatgtgagaaaaagaatatatatatctatatatatatatttgtacgactgggtcattttgctatacagtagaaattggcagaatactgtaaatcaactataatggaaaaaaaatcttttaaaaaagtttcttttctccCAAGGCTGTGGTAtcaaaaaatcatataaatttgCACAAAACGGCCAAATTCTGACAACTGGACTTTCCCCTCAAGATTTACTTTACAGGTCATTTAGAAAACACCACCTGTATTCAGGAAGacaccattttttttcaaaatcaaattttgaaATAAGCTATCATGTTTCAAAAGTGATATTGACGTTgtgtggagaaaatattttctaggtGGTGCGAGTAAATATaaacaatgagatttttttcattcttcggGATGaagcatttctttcaaaaatgaaacctcataatttttaattttttaatggcatgctgatttttttttttaaataaaggactTATTAGGAAGGATATACACAGTCCACTCTATCTCCTTGCCTCTCTGTCTGACAAGCCCCTTGCTCCCTCCTCACCCTAGCCCTCAATCTAAATTTCCTAGGAGGGTATGAATTCAGGAGACAGGGTGGGCAATGGTGGCAACTCAAAAGGACAGTGTGTGTGttaagggagggagggggtgaacGGAGGTTGGAGATGGTGGCGAACTGccagggaggagagaaagcagaaaaagccAAAACCCGGGGCGGGAGTGGGAGAGGTGGAGGGTGTTGCAGACCCTTCTAGGTAACCAGAGAAGGGCAAACTCCAACCACAGGGAGGTGATGCCACTTGTGGGCCCTCAGATTGGAGGGGAGCGAGCTGAGTGACGGAGCGGTAGCCCCAGAGCACAAACAAGCCGAGGGGGTTGTGAGTGTGCGCGAGGCGGGAGGGGGGCGCTCCTGCTGCAGCGGCCTCCGGAGTAGGGGGCGAGCTCCGCGGTGACGCGGTGCCGTCACGTGACCGGGAGCTGCAGAGCGACGCAGCCTTCAGAGCAGTCGTCACTCCTGTCTGGGTACCAGCTCCCCGCTGCCTGCGCACGGCGGGCTGGCATCGGGCCCGGGGGGAAGCGGAGCAGGTAAGGGCCCCGGGGCCCGCGCGCTGACGCAGGGCAGCAGCGGACCGCCGAACCCAGAGACCCGCGCGGGGGATCAGCGCGGCGAGTCCCGGCCAGGTCGCTTCACACCCCGGCTTCTTTGGAAACAAAATAGGGGCCCCCTGGAATGGGGGTGCAGGGGCGGCAGCAGATCAGTCTAGAGCGATGGGAAATTATCCCCGAGTTTCTGCTGGGTCGGGGTGAACCCGGGaagagggtggggatgggggcggctgagggtgggggcggggtcgCGGAACGGGGGCGGTCGTTGGGGGGGGCGGTGGGAAGGGGCCGAGCTCGCGGCTGCAGCAGCCCTCTGCCCCTACCCCGGCCCTCTGCAGGTCTGCTGGTCGAAGTGACGCGGCGGCTCACTCGTGGCAACAATCAGCAGGAGCAGGAGACAGCAAGGATAGGCCCAGGTCGGTGCGGGGGACAGAGGGGGGCGGGGTGCAAAGCCCAGTCTGAGACCCCTTTCTAGCTCCCCCGTGCCCCGTGCCCCGGCCTCCATTTTGATGCCCGCCGCgctctgggaaaagaaaaatggtgggCCTTGGGtttggagaagggagggaaaaggagagagctGGGGAAGGGTCTCAGATTGGAGGCTCTGTAGAGCACGAAGCTCCTgaggtgggaaaaaataaattttaaaaatctttgctctCCGGGCTCTGAATCCTGTTGGTCAGTGCACTAAGCATTCAGTCTCTTTCCTTGCCTTTGTCTTACTTGTTCAAAGAAaaacaaccaggaaaaaaaaaatctcatcatgGCAAATATTCACCAGGAAAACGAAGAAATGGAGCAGCCCGTGCAGAACGGAGAGGAAGACCGCCCTTTGGGAGGGGTCGAAGGCCACCAGCCAGCAGCAAATAGACGGGGACAAGCTCGCCGACTTGCCCCTAATTTCCGATGGGCCATACCCAATAGGCAGATCAATGATGGGATGGGTGGAGATGGAGATGATATGGAAATGTTCATGGAGGAGATGAGAGAAATCAGGAGAAAACTTAGGGAGCTGCAGTTGAGGAATTGTCTGCGTATCCTTATGGGGGAGCTCTCTAATCACCATGACCATCATGATGAATTTTGCCTTATGCCTTGACTCCTGCCATTTTCCATGAGGTTAATACTGTGATCCCCACTGTTGTTCTCTTTTTCCTTACATTTTCCTGATATGCCTTTACTGATCCATTTGCTGTGAACCTTATGTAATTTCCATGTGTCAGGTGGGTTCTGTGTTACCAGCTTCTAATTGGAGATTGCCTTGGCACCCAAAGTTTCTGTCAACAGTAGAGTTTCACCCATTTGCATGGAAAAATGTAAAGTcaataaagcaattaaaaagcAATCTATACGTTTATCTTGtctcattaaaaatagaaccttCCAAAAATCTGAAATCAGATACCCTTTAGGGTGTTATTTGGGGCACATCTCTCTGTGGTTGGATatgtgacttttttccttttattatctgGAGCTTCAAGAGCAATGAAAACAGTTTTTCAGTGAATCTGTAGC
Above is a genomic segment from Sus scrofa isolate TJ Tabasco breed Duroc chromosome X, Sscrofa11.1, whole genome shotgun sequence containing:
- the BEX3 gene encoding protein BEX3 isoform b (isoform b is encoded by transcript variant 2; The RefSeq protein has 1 substitution compared to this genomic sequence): MANIHQENEEMEQPVQNGEEDRPLGGVEGHQPAANRRGQARRLAPNFRWAIPNRQINDGMGGDGDDMEMFMEEMREIRRKLRELQLRNCLRILMGELSNHHDHHDEFGLMP
- the BEX3 gene encoding protein BEX3 isoform a (isoform a is encoded by transcript variant 1; The RefSeq protein has 1 substitution compared to this genomic sequence), whose translation is MEQPVQNGEEDRPLGGVEGHQPAANRRGQARRLAPNFRWAIPNRQVNDGMGGDGDDMEMFMEEMREIRRKLRELQLRNCLRILMGELSNHHDHHDEFCLMP